A stretch of Castanea sativa cultivar Marrone di Chiusa Pesio chromosome 2, ASM4071231v1 DNA encodes these proteins:
- the LOC142623835 gene encoding putative carboxylesterase 18 isoform X1 — MSANNKQHSDSHALVLPWKTRISVSAVSAVTDAFLRSDGTINRRILSLLDVKARPNPNPVKGVKSSDITVDPSRNLWFRLFVPTADTASTSTSTSLPVVIFFHGGGFTFLSPSSFAYNAVCRRFARTLPAVVISVNYRLSPEHRYPSQYDDGFDVIQYLNHRSSSELKQLPDFADLSKCFLAGDSAGANLAHHVAVRASREGTQLHVVKIIGLISIQPFFGGEERTDSELRLRKGPIVSLERTDWLWKVFLPQGSDKDHEAVNVSGPNAVDISGLEYPETVVFVAGFDPLQDRQRSYYEWLKKSGKRVRLIEYPDMMHAFYIFPELPQSSQLIAQVKDFVSHRCKSYIELNT, encoded by the exons ATGAGTGCTAATAATAAACAGCACTCAGATTCTCATGCCTTGGTCCTCCCATGGAAGACGCGGATCTCCGTCTCCGCCGTCTCCGCTGTCACCGACGCTTTCCTTCGGTCTGACGGCACCATCAACCGCCGTATCCTCTCTCTCCTCGACGTCAAAGCAAGGCCTAATCCCAACCCAGTGAAAGGCGTCAAATCTTCAGACATCACGGTCGACCCTTCTCGCAACCTCTGGTTCCGCCTCTTCGTTCCCACGGCGGACACCGCTTCCACTTCCACTTCCACTTCCCTCCCCGTCGTGATCTTCTTCCACGGCGGCGGCTTCACTTTCCTCTCCCCTTCCTCCTTCGCATACAACGCCGTCTGTCGCCGTTTCGCTCGTACACTCCCCGCCGTCGTTATCTCCGTTAACTACCGTCTCTCCCCGGAACACCGCTACCCATCTCAATACGACGACGGATTTGACGTCATTCAATACCTTAATCATCGCAGCAGCAGCGAACTCAAACAACTCCCGGATTTTGCGGACTTGTCGAAATGTTTCTTAGCTGGCGACAGTGCAGGTGCCAACCTGGCGCACCACGTGGCAGTCCGGGCAAGTCGGGAAGGAACCCAGCTCCACGTCGTTAAGATTATCGGGTTGATTTCGATCCAACCGTTTTTCGGAGGAGAGGAGAGAACGGATTCGGAGCTCCGGTTGCGGAAAGGTCCGATCGTTTCGTTGGAACGAACTGATTGGCTTTGGAAGGTGTTTTTGCCTCAAGGATCGGATAAGGATCACGAGGCAGTCAATGTGAGTGGGCCCAACGCGGTTGATATTTCGGGTTTGGAGTATCCGGAAACGGTTGTGTTTGTTGCGGGATTCGACCCGTTACAGGATCGGCAGAGGAGTTACTATGAGTGGTTGAAGAAATCTGGGAAACGGGTTCGCTTAATCGAGTATCCAGACATGATGCATGCGTTTTATATATTTCCAGAATTGCCTCAGTCGTCCCAGTTGATAGCGCAGGTCAAGGATTTCGTTTCCCATAGATGTAAGA GCTACATAGAATTGAACACATAA
- the LOC142623889 gene encoding small ribosomal subunit protein uS13z/uS13y/uS13x-like, translating into MSLVANEDFQHILRVLNTNVDGKQKIMFAFTSIKGIGRHFANLLCKKANIDMNKQAGELTAAELDNLMVIVANPRQFKIPDWFLNRKKDYKDGKYSQVVSNALDMKLRDDLERLKKIRNHRGLRHYWGLRVRGQHTKTTGRRGKTVGVSKKR; encoded by the exons atG TCTCTGGTAGCGAACGAGGATTTCCAACACATATTGCGTGTTCTGAACACCAACGTTGATGGAAAACAAAAGATCATGTTCGCTTTTACTTCCATCAAAGGTATTGGTCGCCATTTTGCCAATCTCCTTTGCAAGAAAGCCAACATCGACATGAACAAACA AGCTGGTGAGTTGACAGCTGCTGAGCTGGATAACCTGATGGTGATTGTGGCGAACCCTCGCCAGTTCAAGATACCCGATTGGTTTCTGAACAGGAAGAAGGATTACAAGGATGGTAAATATTCTCAGGTTGTCTCCAATGCTTTGGACATGAAACTCAGGGATGATCTTGAGCGTTTGAAGAAGATCAG GAACCACCGTGGTCTGCGACACTACTGGGGTCTCCGGGTGCGGGGACAGCACACTAAGACAACTGGTCGCcgtggaaagactgttggtgtCTCAAAGAAGCGCTAA
- the LOC142624309 gene encoding uncharacterized protein LOC142624309, with translation MNEYLLSKTTPFFQIPLFLLSLFTILKFNSKTHQFSLTLTHSLFLSIFFFFKFLSLNKFDFVCDCHCYFACDRKKKMKQEQQRLLHFCDSKHPLVFLSDFRFGFTCCGCQESIDGPGYYCEESGCWDKNGRVHHKSCAEVPLGLHHPLHPIHPLILSPYQIDYGKHIQFSNCVLCKESRNQYTYRCFRCNFNLHIKCTSLPLPIMEAEFHNHPLTPILKLCTFTCDICGKEGKGTPYQCNLCSYWVHERCASFPRRVKVVRHKHLLHLTHSSLKFHQPDTRFCQLCVRKVDTRYGLYYCSRCDFVAHLNCAIDSRNKENINLKEFKDVDEVPELNESADSATYEVKKSNMKEDGTQIVEEIKHISHKHDLKLTNEVPNNQICDGCVRAILPPYYSCVKCRFFLHESCAKLPPIKRHPLHQHPLILLPKFEFFECRACNRDCNGLAYKCKECDFDLDVHCSLISDILTHKGHEHPLILSYTTHKQKCSCCSNESYQVFRCSTCEFALDYKCATLPHSARYNQHEHPFTLCYRPEDDSGEYYCDICEEERDSKEWFYYCEDCSYPAHSKCILGEDPNIKFRGA, from the coding sequence ATGAATGAATATTTGTTAAGTAAAACCACACCTTTCTTCCAAATCCCTCTTTTTTTACTTTCGCTTTTTACAATTCTAAAATTCAACTCTAAAACCCACCaattctctctcactctcacgcactctctctttctctctattttttttttttttaaatttctctctctaaacaaatttgattttgtcTGTGATTGTCACTGTTACTTTGCATGTGatagaaagaagaagatgaagcagGAGCAGCAGCGGCTTCTACATTTTTGCGATTCAAAGCATCCCTTAGTCTTCCTTTCAGACTTCCGATTTGGATTCACTTGTTGTGGGTGTCAAGAATCAATTGATGGTCCTGGCTACTATTGTGAAGAATCAGGATGCTGGGATAAAAATGGCCGCGTTCATCATAAATCATGTGCGGAAGTACCCCTTGGGTTGCACCATCCCTTGCACCCAATCCATCCTCTTATTCTCTCTCCCTATCAGATAGATTATGGCAAACACATTCAATTCAGCAATTGCGTACTCTGCAAAGAATCTCGCAACCAATACACTTATCGGTGTTTTCGCTGCAACTTCAACCTTCACATCAAATGCACTTCTTTACCACTCCCCATCATGGAAGCTGAATTCCACAACCACCCATTGACCCCCATTTTGAAGTTGTGCACATTCACTTGCGACATTTGCGGCAAAGAAGGCAAAGGTACGCCCTACCAGTGTAATCTATGCAGTTACTGGGTTCATGAAAGATGTGCTTCTTTCCCACGCAGAGTCAAAGTTGTGCGTCACAAGCACCTCCTCCACCTCACCCATTCTTCTCTTAAATTCCATCAACCCGACACCCGATTTTGCCAACTCTGTGTTCGAAAGGTGGACACACGCTATGGGCTTTACTATTGCTCCAGATGCGATTTCGTTGCCCACCTCAATTGTGCTATCGACAGCAGAAACAAGGAGAACATAAATTTGAAGGAATttaaagatgtggatgaagtTCCAGAGCTGAATGAATCGGCTGACTCAGCAACTTACGAAGTCAAGAAATCCAATATGAAGGAGGACGGAACTCAAATAGTCGAAGAAATTAAACACATCAGTCACAAGCATGACTTAAAGCTCACGAATGAGGTTCCAAATAACCAAATATGTGATGGGTGCGTAAGAGCCATTCTCCCTCCGTATTATAGTTGTGTAAAGTGTAGATTCTTTCTTCATGAATCTTGTGCTAAATTACCCCCCATAAAAAGACATCCACTTCATCAACACCCACTTATCCTCCTCccaaaatttgagttttttgagTGTCGTGCCTGTAATCGGGATTGCAATGGCCTCGCATATAAGTGTAAGGAATGTGATTTTGATCTAGATGTTCACTGTAGTTTGATCTCAGACATCCTCACCCACAAAGGTCATGAGCATCCACTTATCCTCTCCTACACCACACACAAACAGAAATGCAGTTGCTGTAGTAATGAAAGCTACCAAGTATTCCGTTGTAGCACTTGTGAATTTGCACTAGACTATAAATGCGCTACACTACCACATTCAGCAAGGTACAACCAACATGAGCATCCCTTCACTTTATGTTATAGACCTGAAGATGACTCTGGTGAATATTATTGTGATATTTGTGAAGAAGAACGAGACTCAAAAGAGTGGTTCTACTATTGTGAAGATTGTAGTTATCCTGCTCATTCCAAATGTATTCTTGGTGAAGACCCAAATATCAAGTTTAGAGGTGCTTAA
- the LOC142623835 gene encoding putative carboxylesterase 18 isoform X2: protein MSANNKQHSDSHALVLPWKTRISVSAVSAVTDAFLRSDGTINRRILSLLDVKARPNPNPVKGVKSSDITVDPSRNLWFRLFVPTADTASTSTSTSLPVVIFFHGGGFTFLSPSSFAYNAVCRRFARTLPAVVISVNYRLSPEHRYPSQYDDGFDVIQYLNHRSSSELKQLPDFADLSKCFLAGDSAGANLAHHVAVRASREGTQLHVVKIIGLISIQPFFGGEERTDSELRLRKGPIVSLERTDWLWKVFLPQGSDKDHEAVNVSGPNAVDISGLEYPETVVFVAGFDPLQDRQRSYYEWLKKSGKRVRLIEYPDMMHAFYIFPELPQSSQLIAQVKDFVSHRCYIELNT, encoded by the exons ATGAGTGCTAATAATAAACAGCACTCAGATTCTCATGCCTTGGTCCTCCCATGGAAGACGCGGATCTCCGTCTCCGCCGTCTCCGCTGTCACCGACGCTTTCCTTCGGTCTGACGGCACCATCAACCGCCGTATCCTCTCTCTCCTCGACGTCAAAGCAAGGCCTAATCCCAACCCAGTGAAAGGCGTCAAATCTTCAGACATCACGGTCGACCCTTCTCGCAACCTCTGGTTCCGCCTCTTCGTTCCCACGGCGGACACCGCTTCCACTTCCACTTCCACTTCCCTCCCCGTCGTGATCTTCTTCCACGGCGGCGGCTTCACTTTCCTCTCCCCTTCCTCCTTCGCATACAACGCCGTCTGTCGCCGTTTCGCTCGTACACTCCCCGCCGTCGTTATCTCCGTTAACTACCGTCTCTCCCCGGAACACCGCTACCCATCTCAATACGACGACGGATTTGACGTCATTCAATACCTTAATCATCGCAGCAGCAGCGAACTCAAACAACTCCCGGATTTTGCGGACTTGTCGAAATGTTTCTTAGCTGGCGACAGTGCAGGTGCCAACCTGGCGCACCACGTGGCAGTCCGGGCAAGTCGGGAAGGAACCCAGCTCCACGTCGTTAAGATTATCGGGTTGATTTCGATCCAACCGTTTTTCGGAGGAGAGGAGAGAACGGATTCGGAGCTCCGGTTGCGGAAAGGTCCGATCGTTTCGTTGGAACGAACTGATTGGCTTTGGAAGGTGTTTTTGCCTCAAGGATCGGATAAGGATCACGAGGCAGTCAATGTGAGTGGGCCCAACGCGGTTGATATTTCGGGTTTGGAGTATCCGGAAACGGTTGTGTTTGTTGCGGGATTCGACCCGTTACAGGATCGGCAGAGGAGTTACTATGAGTGGTTGAAGAAATCTGGGAAACGGGTTCGCTTAATCGAGTATCCAGACATGATGCATGCGTTTTATATATTTCCAGAATTGCCTCAGTCGTCCCAGTTGATAGCGCAGGTCAAGGATTTCGTTTCCCATAGAT GCTACATAGAATTGAACACATAA